Genomic window (Pseudomonas sp. MM211):
GCACTTGCCGGTCGAGGCGGCGCAGGGCGGTTGGCGGTGTCTTGGGATTGGCGAACAGCGGCCCTGCCGAGTGCAGGCGACCCTGTGCGTCACGCAGCCTGGCCAGCGCTTCGACGCCAGCAATCTGGCCGGTAGCCGTATCGATAAAGGGTTGGAAGACGGCGAGCGGTTGACCGTCGAGCACCGAGCACATCCTTAGCAAAGAGAACGGTAATGCCGGGTAATATCCGGCTCAAGCCCATGTCGCTAGCAAGAATGTGGCCAGTATCAGGCTTGCTCAGGCTCTTTTGCTGGCTTTTTGCCTTCAGGGTCGGCCGGGCGTTTCCTCAGGTTGGGAAAAGCCTCCAGCGCCATGCGCAGCCAGCGACGCCATTGGCCGCCGCGCATACCGAGCAGGGTCAATGCGAAGGCTCCGCCGGTGATCCAGATTGGTGCGTTGCTGCCTTTGAGTTCCTGGCGCCAGTGATTGCCGAAGTCCTTGGCTTTCTGCAACGGCTGCAGGATGACCATGGTTTCGTGGCGAATTTCCTGACGATGCATTTCCAGGCGCAGACGCAGCATGGTCTTGCGCAGTTCCTGGGTGGAGGTCTTGCTACTGGGGCGGGTCATGGCAGCAATTGCTCCCGATCGCGGGTCAGTTCTTCGAGGCTGGCGCTAAATGGGGCGGGGGCGTTGCGCATGCGCTGGACAAGGCTCGCCGCGCAGGCAAGCAAACCCAGCGTATAGAAGAGGCAAAGCAGGGAAATCACCAGAATGCGGTGGCTTTCCCAGAATACGATCAGCAGTGCGGCAGATAGGCCGGTGATCAGCAATAGCCCGAACAACACGCACAAGCCAGTCAGGATCAGCAGGGTGACGGTGCGCGCCTGCTGCTCCCGAAACTCTTCGCTGAACAGTGCCACATGGCCCTGAATCAGCCCGAGCAGGGCACCGGCCAGGCGCCGCGGCGAAGGCCCGCGGCTGGGAGGTGCTGCTGTCTGGCTGTCATCCATGTGCTGTCCTGATCAACGTCGGCTAATGAGCATGCCGATCAGTATACCAATGCCGGCGGCTATGCCGATGGTCTGCCATGGGTGGGTCTGCACATAGTCTTCGGTCGCGCCGACTGCAGCCTTACCGCGCAGCACGACGTTCTCTTCGGTGTTCTTCAGCGTCGAACGCGCACGGCCGAGGCTGTCACGGATCTGCGCGCGCAGCTCTTCGGCTTGATCGCCTACCAGGCTGGCCGAGTGCTGAAGCAAGACTTCGGTGTCGCGCACCAGCGCCTGAAACTCTTCGAGCAGTTCTTCTTTATTGGCAGGTGCAGCAGGACGTGAAGGAAGTGGGCGGGCCATGGATCGTTCTCCTGTAGGTGTGATGCGGTGTAAGGGGTTCGAGTAGCTGCCATTGGCCAGGT
Coding sequences:
- a CDS encoding DUF883 family protein, with the translated sequence MARPLPSRPAAPANKEELLEEFQALVRDTEVLLQHSASLVGDQAEELRAQIRDSLGRARSTLKNTEENVVLRGKAAVGATEDYVQTHPWQTIGIAAGIGILIGMLISRR
- a CDS encoding phage holin family protein, with amino-acid sequence MDDSQTAAPPSRGPSPRRLAGALLGLIQGHVALFSEEFREQQARTVTLLILTGLCVLFGLLLITGLSAALLIVFWESHRILVISLLCLFYTLGLLACAASLVQRMRNAPAPFSASLEELTRDREQLLP